AATCTCTCGAAAATGATCCTTATGGTTTCAAGGAATGTCATCCTATATTCTCTTGTCAGTTACATGTTTAATCTTTTCTCTGAAGGCAATGTCTCTGTCATTTGCCATATCCTCCATAATCTGCTGCCCTTTATATCCAATATTATTCAGGACTTTAAGTGCATTAAGCTGAATATCAAAATCATCATCCCGGGTTTTTTCCACCAGGAAGCTGATTTCCGACTCATCGGGAATTTGTTGCAGTGCTTTTAATATCTGAAGCTGATTATTATACGTTTCTGCACTATAAATTGACATCAGCTTCGGTATGCCTTCACGTAATTGCATCTTCCCAATAGCTATGATCACTTCTTTGCGCACTTTTTCGCTTTTATGTCGTGTCAGGTCAAGCAATTCCATAAAACTTCCGGTCTGCTGATAAATGGTGGCCATCCTGATTGCAAAAATCACTACCGTATCATTACCGGAGCCAAACCACCTTGAAAAGTCGGGAATTCGTATATCATACAGCCTGACAATAGCGTGCACATTCAATTGCTCCCATTGTGTAAAATCTTCCTTCAGTTTTTCCAGGAACGAGAAAGGATCATCTTCATTCAACCTGACCATAGCAATTTGAGCTTCTGATCTCAAAGTATCATTTCTGGAGTTGATATACTTCTCAACATAAGGCATAGCCTCTTTAACATTCATCATGGTAATTTCGCGAATTGCTTTGGATTTATCCACCCAATCGTGTTTACCCAGGCGTCGCATGGAATCCTTATGCAGATTCAGCCGGTAAAAAAAATTGTGTAGCTTATTCTCTGCATCTCCGGAAACATTGAAATACATGCGCAAAAACTCCTCAATGAGGATTTGTTTCCCGAATTTACCTTTAACAGCTCTCAGCTTCCTGAAAATATTCTCTTCGTTCTCTTCGTCGAACAGATAATCGGTAAGCATTTCCTGATACTCTGCACGATATCTCTTTACTTTCCTGGAATAGTATTCCCTTCGGATTTTGTTGATTATGATAAAAAGGAATACAACGACAAGGTTTATCAGCAGGAAAATAACCACGATA
The Bacteroidota bacterium DNA segment above includes these coding regions:
- a CDS encoding HEAT repeat domain-containing protein, translating into MGSDIPDSLSYRVQIAARYGVPLSPEAFSELIRKDFEILEGQHMGWYKYTVGYSSTFDSAYDLSRIIAEKYGIVDPFVAKYIYGNRLPIADLYYKVQIAASYKSPVSIWGLKRKFNLKQPVSEEFFAPYYKYLTGSFLNFDEAASYAEELQNVNGVEGAFVVPYYRNKRVTEPDSFAFFVNNEGFFNRLPRIQNGISTAPIEEAIKAMREGLSAPRKRPVAKAVEKEPEKPVEEEVVVEEPVKDTVEEAPVEARDTSVIIPPERKPATGVRPVIQRKDVIREGIRSFINRNFSGNFVLWANKIIDLSYKSVLILVFAIVVIFLLINLVVVFLFIIINKIRREYYSRKVKRYRAEYQEMLTDYLFDEENEENIFRKLRAVKGKFGKQILIEEFLRMYFNVSGDAENKLHNFFYRLNLHKDSMRRLGKHDWVDKSKAIREITMMNVKEAMPYVEKYINSRNDTLRSEAQIAMVRLNEDDPFSFLEKLKEDFTQWEQLNVHAIVRLYDIRIPDFSRWFGSGNDTVVIFAIRMATIYQQTGSFMELLDLTRHKSEKVRKEVIIAIGKMQLREGIPKLMSIYSAETYNNQLQILKALQQIPDESEISFLVEKTRDDDFDIQLNALKVLNNIGYKGQQIMEDMANDRDIAFREKIKHVTDKRI